CAAAAATCACCGAAGTGGTGGCCCAGGCCAAGGATCGCTACGCGGCCCTCAGGGACATCATTCTGGTGGAGAATCTCTTCGACAAGCCGCAGCCGCcggcgcaggcgcaggcccCCAAGGCGCCGCCGGAGAAGGATCTGCTACAGGACTTTCCCGAATTCAGTGACGAATTCAACGAGGATCAGGACCTGCGGCAGATCATGGACCTGCCACTcgccgagcagcagcatccgcagGATCGGCACGGCCTTGTGGACAGTCGCGGCTTCCCCGCAGAGCCCTCGTCCTCTGCCCTGACCGtggacgacgatgacgaggacgaggatgcAGATGCGGGGGGAGAGAGCAGCATGGACAGCAACGAAAAGGACGGGGAAGAGCCGGTGAGCGGACAGGATCAGTACGAGAAGCTGTCCACCTCCACACAGCAGCTGGATGCAGTGGTTCCCGCTTCTCTTTTGGAGGAGGAATCCTCCTCCGTGCCGCTGCCTCTCCGCTGTCCCAAGCAGGACCACAAGTTCCTGTCTGTGCTGACGGCCCCCCCGGgaggcggcagtggcagtggcagtgcgaAAGATGACATCGAAATCGATGAGCTGATGCATCGAGCCATCTCCAATCTGTCGCTGGACTCGCGGGAGCGCCTCTCTCCGGCCACCTCCTCGGCGGCACCCTCCAGAGGAGCGCAGAGTCTGGGCGTGCACACGCCCTCGCAGCAGCAGTTCAACGATGTCAGCACTTCGCCCATTCCGCTACAGAAATCACAATCGCCAGCTGCACTGCAGCCCTCGCCCGTGCCATCGCATCTGTCGGCCGTCTCTCAGCTGATAGACACCGCCACCAAGCAGATGATGAGCGAACGAGAACGTGAGCGCGATCGCGATCGCGAAAGAGAGAAACAATCGTGGGCCACCTTTGACTCCCCCAAGGCCACGGGCAAGGGCAAGGCACGCCTcacgctgccaccgccgccgccgcctgcctCCAATACCTCGCAGCAGGACACCGCAGAGTCGCCGTGCAGCTCGGATCCCCGCGATGACGGCTGGTCGAAGCAGCAGCGCCGTTGGGCCAAGAAGGAGCGCCACCAGACTTCGTCCTCGTCGAGGGATCTGAGTCCTTGGGACGACGAGACGCCAGAGTATCTGAAGAGACGGCAGCAAATGCCACATCCGCCGGTACAGCCGCAAACGGATCGTCATGGTTACTATATGAGGCATGCCAGAAGAATGAACTCTTGCGATGAGGACTACGAGTGAGTGCGGGGCAATCGATGCCTTTTCCTTGCGGATTACTGATGGCATCTCCtattccttttccttttctttggcACAGCTACGATGCAGAGCTGATGGCCCGCAGGGAAAgagagcagctgcagcaaagGAAGTTCAAGCATGGCCTCTCCCGCAGCAGGGATAACTTTGATCTGGGTGAGTCTCCGTCTGTGAGGGTTCTTCCTGTATCCTCCTTAACCTTTTCCgctcctctcccctccccttaTAGATTCTCCCAGTTGGTATCACCATCCCACACATCACACCTGGTCGCCGCAGGAAATCGAACAAGGAGTGCGGTCGAGTGGCCGATCGTTTGAGCGCAGCGCCTACGAGCGCTCCAGCTATGGGCCGCCCATGTACGCGGACAAGCGGggcggacagcagcagcagcagcagctgcggagCAAGTATCGGGGGGAGCGAGAGCGGGACCGCGATCGAGAGCGTGAAAGGGAGCGCGAGTACAGGGACTATGCGCGTCCCAGCTACGACTTTGACTACGAGAACGTGTACGAGGAGCAGCGCGGTGGACGCTCGCCCATGGCCTACAAATCGAGTGGccgcggcggaggaggaggcgactATCTGtacgagagggagagggagcgggacagggacagggatcGCAAGTCCTTCGATCGCGAGAGCCTGGAGTCCTTTGAGAGCGCCACGCGGCGCAGACGTAGCTTTGGCAGCGGCAACGATGTCTACGGAAGCCTCGACAGCCGCGACGAGTATCGTGGCGGCGTGGACCGAGAGCGCGACAGGGGCGAACGGGATCGCGAGCAAATGAAGACGCGTTCCCTGAGGAAGCCCACCACCACCTCGGGGAAGCTGCGCATCAGCGGGGACATTGACTACGAACAGGACTCGGAGCAGGACTTCCAGCAGCGCGAGCGGGCATCGGTGAGGAGTCTGCAGCGTCCAAGTCAGCTGGGAGCCGACGTGGTGCTGCCCatcggcggaggaggaggcggcggcgttgGCGGTTCCCAGCGACTGCGCAAGAGCAGTGGCTCCAGTCCCTGGGATGGCGAGGGTACGTCCCTTCCCCAAGGCTTTCGTTCATCGCGGCTCATAGAATcgtttaatttccattttgcaGAACCTGCTTTGCCTGGCCAAAAGTCCTGGAAGCGTCCGGCAAGTGCTGCCGAGACAGAGCGACGTCTGGCGGAGAGTCGTCGGGCCGTGGCCTTGGGACAGACGCCCTCCGATggggaaaaagagagaaggtaacaagacagagacagagacagagacagagagagagagagagagagagagagagaaggccTAAAAACATATGATTCTATCTCCCTTTAGATTCCGCAAGAAAACTCGTGCACGCAGTGCCAAAGACTTGGCCTCTGTTGgcggccctggccctggctctggctcctccTCGATTGTGAATCCTCCACCCCCTCGATATGTGGGCggcagtgggcgtggcattcGGGATAACTACGATTATATGAGcagccatcagcagcagctgcagaagcagatgcagcagcgcaaagatgtggatgtggacgatgacgatgtggccgacgacgacgatgacgatgatgaggatTATGCGGATGATGAGCCGCCCACGGATGAGGATAAGTTCGAGCGATTGAATCGCAGGCGCCACGAGATGCATCAGCGAATGCTGGAGAGCGAGCGCCGTCAAATGGAGCGACATCCAACGCTGTCGAAGCTGCAGTCAACGCAGAATCGTTCTCGCGGCGGCGGAGGTGCCGTAGCCCCCCCGGGGGTCAACAGTGACTATGGCTTTGTGGATAGCTACGAGCAGACGCCCACACCGACGCCCCGATCGAATGCCAGCAGCACGCCCGCCGGATTGATGAGCAGCGGCATGCTGGGCAGCGGCGGGGAGTCCTCTGCAGGcgttggcggtggcggtggcaagtTTAACTTTGACGATGGCTTCGAATCGGACTTCAACCAGAGCTCCCCACCGCCAGCGCCCGCTGGCACGGCCTCCAGCTGTAATTCAACGCCCGCGGGCCCCATCTCGGGTGGAAGCGTGGCCAGTGGCGGCTCCAAGTCTCTGTTTCGCTTCTCCAATGACTTTTCGGAGAAGGGCGGCGAGAAGAGGGAGCACTTCGAGATGGATCCTCCGGCGACCTCAACGCCACCCATAACCCAAAAGCTGCGATTCGATGATAACGTCAAGATCTCGCAGTTCGATGATGCTGCCTTCGAGGACGATTTTGCCAAGGCCTCGTTTGACTTTGAAAAGGAGCAGACGAGTGCAGGAGGAGGTGGCGCCACAACAGCCGCTGGAGGATCTGTTGCTTTGaccagaaaacaaaatatgcgCACCACAAAGCTGCAACAGCGGCAGGAGCTCATCAAGAAATCGGAATCTGTTAAtatatttgccaaaaagcaaGAGGATCCCTTCGAGGATGATGAGTTCTTCAAGTCACCCGACCAGGACCAGCAGAAGGACAATGATGGAGAGGCCGCAGCCACTGCGAACAATAAATTCCAATGGAACGAGAATGAGAACTTTGCGAAATTCGATGAAAATATGTGATTTGATCAACTCTTTGCCCAGGCCACGGCCCCGAAGATGGGACCAGGCTTGGGTCTGGGACTTGGcgtggagcaggagcaggagcgggagcaggaacgggagcgagagccagagcgggACAGCATCGATGGTCACAATTATGCAGAGATCGATGTGGTCAATGACTCGGACTTTTGCTACCTAACGAATCTCAACAATTACTACCAGGAGCAGCGCCTCAATGCCCTACGCCGAGGTATGCCTTCCCTGCCGGAGATGAAGACGACAGCCACTTCGACGAGTCCCTGGCATGAGCATGAGCCCAAGGAGGATCCGCCCAAAAGCAAGCCCACGCCATTGCAAGTGCTGAGGAATCCCAAAAAGTGGAGGGTAACCCGTGCCGTGGATGATATTGTAAAGGTGATGATTATTGCCTCCTCGGAGCATGTCCTCGACTACGATGTGCTGtggtaggaggaggaggaggagtagagggaggagtaggagcaTCGCCAGTAACGATATATCTATCcgcgcacacactcacacacacacacacatgctatATATCTAGTCAAAAAACTCCCAATTGCCATACAGAAATATTGTAATCTCGCTAGAGTCTTTCCCTTCCCTCTAGGGATTATGCTTTGAGGCTCACTCCCCATGCCCCGGGCCCCCATGCCCCGCCAGAGATTGTatataaaaaacgaaaacgttTGTTAATGTTACTCCTCCCAGAAACAACCGCCCCTacgcccctccccctccaacaaacaaaaaaaagcgaacAAATTGCAGAATACTCAGAGGAAGCACTTTAATCATCAATAAATCGATGGATTTACTAACGAAAAGCAACTAAACAAATGCCTATGCTAAATGTCTAGCCGTTAAACCTTTAATCCCCCTTAGCCCCCTCCCCTTCGTATAAAGTTTATCCAAAGTGCATATAGGATATAGAAATAATACGATCCTATACatcatactcgtacatatatgtataaatcgTATGATTCGATTGAGTGTCTAGTTAAATAACTAACAAACGACTAAAATTAGTTTGATGTCCACTCGATTTGGCACATCAGAAgggttttttttaatatatgatatcctacatacatatatacacacacacacatatttatacGTAACTGAACGAACAAACTGACAACAAACTGAACGATCAAGCAAGTCCTTCCCCCCAGGAACCCCTAAGCAGCTATATCGTACATATTATACTAAAccataattaatattaatattaatattaatacatACTTATATGTAATGCAATTATACGAATATAatagttattattattatcaacCTCTCTACTGCGTCTAAATGTAACTGTTGAATTGGTGAGAAGCCAACGCTTGCTACATGCGTATCCCGACCGAGGGGCACTGTGGCATGTCACGCGACAATGATTCGGATAAGCGCTATCAGGATTGAAGAATCGTTAAACAGTTACAATGATAGAtgatttctatttctattaAACGTATGGAAGATCATACGAGTAGAAGCCATTTACGATAATTCTCTTAGAAGGAACGAAAGAGTATCAAATATTCTCGTAGTATCTTTCTAATAGTTCCTGGTACTCTTCAAGTTcctttgcattttttgttgctgtggaAATAGCTAGAAGATCTCAAGCTACAAATCATTGAATTCCCTCAGGGATCCACATAGTTCCAGCGATGCTCAAAGCATCGTATCTCATACAGAAGAATCTCCTGTCCTGGTGTTTGTGGTTGAACGAATAAAGCAAGAAACATGAGAAATGGTAGAGTAGAAAGAACATGCGAACGAATACAACAAGATATcaaaaatgtgcgtgtgagcatgtcgcaCTTGGGTGAATCTCAATCACAAAAAGCACGAGGTAAACTCGCTTCTTTTCTTCGTCTGGCATTCGAGTACGAACCAgatattgaatattccgctcattcAAAATTAATGATTAGTGCTGTGGACCAGGAATGTTAACATTGTCATGCGCTTAAATTCAAACTGAGTCACAACGTGGTATAAAGTACATCGGGAAAAAGTACAACGAGCTATAATTGAAACACCTCCGGAACCGTTGAATGGCTTGCTCATTGGCACAGATCCAGATTCAAACCTGTTCCTGAAATCTTGCGCTCATTGAATTCATGAATCCGAATAGTTCACGGCAATAGTGCTGTGGCAAATGCTTTTCCCGGTCAGCTTGTTATTTTGGATTTACATAATATTCTGATTGATTCaggaatgaatgaaaattctCTTGCACATCTTTCTGATAATTCTCCCACTTTTCACACCATATCTTTGTTCACCCACAAACCCCAATATCTGTAAAAATCCACATCCGAATGTCGTAACACAACGCGTATAGCCATATCAGATCGTATGCAAATTTTGTTACCTCTTTGCCAGGGCATGTATGTAATTTTGGGCCCATTTTCGTAGCCAAATGTGTGACAATTTGGAGCGGCAATTAGCCAGCTCTCTGGTCTCCTCCGCGGTCTGAAGCTCTGGCCAACTATAAAACCGAGCCATCGATTGAGTCCCAGACATAATTCAGTTCGTGCTCACAGACGCAGAAGAAGTAAATCAAAATGCAGCAAATGGTGAGTTGGATTTTGTCATCGGAATCCACCGGCTAGAACTTAAAGGCTTCCTTCTCTGCCTCCACAGTTGGTGATACTGTCGCTGGGTTTGATGGTGGCCTGTGCCGGAGCAATGCCAGCCGTGGGTCCTGCAGTGTTTCCCGCAGCGTCTGGCTCTCCGTTTGGCGTGTTTCctggatctgctgctgctccctttGCTGCCTACACAAATGGACCGTTTGGTGGCGCCGCTTCTTTTGTTGGTGTCCCCTTTGGAGCCGCTGCTTTTCCTGGGGCTCCatttggtgctgctgctcctttggtTAATGCTCCTCTGGGTGCTGCTCCTTTGGCTGTCTCTAGCAGTCAGCG
The sequence above is a segment of the Drosophila pseudoobscura strain MV-25-SWS-2005 chromosome X, UCI_Dpse_MV25, whole genome shotgun sequence genome. Coding sequences within it:
- the Dab gene encoding protein disabled isoform X4, translating into MQTLRKKTSPCKYRNDPGRFFGDGVQFKAKLIGILEVGEARGDRMCQEALQDLKMAIRAAGEHKQRITIHVTIDGLRLRDEKTGDSLYHHPVHKISFIAQDMTDSRAFGYIFGSPDSGHRFFGIKTDKAASQVVLAMRDLFQVVFELKKKEIEMARQQIQGKSLHEHASQLASLSALRAGAAGHADLASGGHSLTLSSLCGQDAYSNGTARLGVNLDVAKTSGAAAKEISPESVADLVDLEQELTSLQRGITQMERITPSEPGMHHPSSGGGGVGGGGHPGSLAKSASEDDPFGDSFICVPSYSILPPPPESGRNRHKPQKTPESAAALDAILSPPPAGVRSSPAPGVASQASGVDNDDDSWLHELDQQNDVFDTTNVVAAVLSMAPLAASESTATPTQQLTEMSATAAASLADLDMGGLAGLTGTATATAEEPAIMSLEPLPSSINATTTLEDRQETANPVLLPRDTDPFSPTRKKSDPDPFQEGDLFAKLDAFEFDAPAPVAVAVAAALPVAPDGARSNAFNGPLQVQLPPEKGEQQMSTVRNRPTVSASSLPNPLGGGGGGGPLDVISSISNKKMPHLFGQARGFSKRGDSSSSEIGSSVNMRRLQESDSLSETEAAPEPPPRPDSAPCSGPPPLPPKKQFSDLVIRPSPAPPTAGRYEYLNSSSSSTRRTLAHSLPDAPPIPLPSRRVGRTDACFPGPGRPRKPHQTDDDYMMPLGPPPPLLPPPNQASSAAASSTARARPQRQQSLGRPQDIYENKAEILAQAVAHEGPAGPALAPDITLTQLLTLGMDDLAVKLNVPATKLSTMTLVQLTSYLSEYLSSSEKTSQSLAAPAAPAPVAPPPATVAASATAPSSAAVFKVSFDQQTSFVASFDDTFGEDEATARVASPPKEAPIFEANFANFNEAPIPAAAAAVGVPSADRYAVFREIIDQELQQQQQETDLMGDLTPPPVDEQEAAPEASSLGLGLEEHTEIPLIDSIGTRTAPPSAPPPPLPKIDTKITEVVAQAKDRYAALRDIILVENLFDKPQPPAQAQAPKAPPEKDLLQDFPEFSDEFNEDQDLRQIMDLPLAEQQHPQDRHGLVDSRGFPAEPSSSALTVDDDDEDEDADAGGESSMDSNEKDGEEPVSGQDQYEKLSTSTQQLDAVVPASLLEEESSSVPLPLRCPKQDHKFLSVLTAPPGGGSGSGSAKDDIEIDELMHRAISNLSLDSRERLSPATSSAAPSRGAQSLGVHTPSQQQFNDVSTSPIPLQKSQSPAALQPSPVPSHLSAVSQLIDTATKQMMSERERERDRDREREKQSWATFDSPKATGKGKARLTLPPPPPPASNTSQQDTAESPCSSDPRDDGWSKQQRRWAKKERHQTSSSSRDLSPWDDETPEYLKRRQQMPHPPVQPQTDRHGYYMRHARRMNSCDEDYDYDAELMARREREQLQQRKFKHGLSRSRDNFDLDSPSWYHHPTHHTWSPQEIEQGVRSSGRSFERSAYERSSYGPPMYADKRGGQQQQQQLRSKYRGERERDRDREREREREYRDYARPSYDFDYENVYEEQRGGRSPMAYKSSGRGGGGGDYLYERERERDRDRDRKSFDRESLESFESATRRRRSFGSGNDVYGSLDSRDEYRGGVDRERDRGERDREQMKTRSLRKPTTTSGKLRISGDIDYEQDSEQDFQQRERASVRSLQRPSQLGADVVLPIGGGGGGGVGGSQRLRKSSGSSPWDGEEPALPGQKSWKRPASAAETERRLAESRRAVALGQTPSDGEKERRFRKKTRARSAKDLASVGGPGPGSGSSSIVNPPPPRYVGGSGRGIRDNYDYMSSHQQQLQKQMQQRKDVDVDDDDVADDDDDDDEDYADDEPPTDEDKFERLNRRRHEMHQRMLESERRQMERHPTLSKLQSTQNRSRGGGGAVAPPGVNSDYGFVDSYEQTPTPTPRSNASSTPAGLMSSGMLGSGGESSAGVGGGGGKFNFDDGFESDFNQSSPPPAPAGTASSCNSTPAGPISGGSVASGGSKSLFRFSNDFSEKGGEKREHFEMDPPATSTPPITQKLRFDDNVKISQFDDAAFEDDFAKASFDFEKEQTSAGGGGATTAAGGSVALTRKQNMRTTKLQQRQELIKKSESVNIFAKKQEDPFEDDEFFKSPDQDQQKDNDGEAAATANNKFQWNENENFAKFDENM
- the LOC6900162 gene encoding cuticlin-2 — protein: MQQMLVILSLGLMVACAGAMPAVGPAVFPAASGSPFGVFPGSAAAPFAAYTNGPFGGAASFVGVPFGAAAFPGAPFGAAAPLVNAPLGAAPLAVSSSQRLDYFNQFNAAFGPPAAGRLLAAGPAGVAALNAPPFPASRFSIQPARLIAPGPFFF
- the Dab gene encoding protein disabled isoform X3 gives rise to the protein MVKSLVSKLSTASSNLSLASTFGVGSSHSSSAAEETNYAKHRNDPGRFFGDGVQFKAKLIGILEVGEARGDRMCQEALQDLKMAIRAAGEHKQRITIHVTIDGLRLRDEKTGDSLYHHPVHKISFIAQDMTDSRAFGYIFGSPDSGHRFFGIKTDKAASQVVLAMRDLFQVVFELKKKEIEMARQQIQGKSLHEHASQLASLSALRAGAAGHADLASGGHSLTLSSLCGQDAYSNGTARLGVNLDVAKTSGAAAKEISPESVADLVDLEQELTSLQRGITQMERITPSEPGMHHPSSGGGGVGGGGHPGSLAKSASEDDPFGDSFICVPSYSILPPPPESGRNRHKPQKTPESAAALDAILSPPPAGVRSSPAPGVASQASGVDNDDDSWLHELDQQNDVFDTTNVVAAVLSMAPLAASESTATPTQQLTEMSATAAASLADLDMGGLAGLTGTATATAEEPAIMSLEPLPSSINATTTLEDRQETANPVLLPRDTDPFSPTRKKSDPDPFQEGDLFAKLDAFEFDAPAPVAVAVAAALPVAPDGARSNAFNGPLQVQLPPEKGEQQMSTVRNRPTVSASSLPNPLGGGGGGGPLDVISSISNKKMPHLFGQARGFSKRGDSSSSEIGSSVNMRRLQESDSLSETEAAPEPPPRPDSAPCSGPPPLPPKKQFSDLVIRPSPAPPTAGRYEYLNSSSSSTRRTLAHSLPDAPPIPLPSRRVGRTDACFPGPGRPRKPHQTDDDYMMPLGPPPPLLPPPNQASSAAASSTARARPQRQQSLGRPQDIYENKAEILAQAVAHEGPAGPALAPDITLTQLLTLGMDDLAVKLNVPATKLSTMTLVQLTSYLSEYLSSSEKTSQSLAAPAAPAPVAPPPATVAASATAPSSAAVFKVSFDQQTSFVASFDDTFGEDEATARVASPPKEAPIFEANFANFNEAPIPAAAAAVGVPSADRYAVFREIIDQELQQQQQETDLMGDLTPPPVDEQEAAPEASSLGLGLEEHTEIPLIDSIGTRTAPPSAPPPPLPKIDTKITEVVAQAKDRYAALRDIILVENLFDKPQPPAQAQAPKAPPEKDLLQDFPEFSDEFNEDQDLRQIMDLPLAEQQHPQDRHGLVDSRGFPAEPSSSALTVDDDDEDEDADAGGESSMDSNEKDGEEPVSGQDQYEKLSTSTQQLDAVVPASLLEEESSSVPLPLRCPKQDHKFLSVLTAPPGGGSGSGSAKDDIEIDELMHRAISNLSLDSRERLSPATSSAAPSRGAQSLGVHTPSQQQFNDVSTSPIPLQKSQSPAALQPSPVPSHLSAVSQLIDTATKQMMSERERERDRDREREKQSWATFDSPKATGKGKARLTLPPPPPPASNTSQQDTAESPCSSDPRDDGWSKQQRRWAKKERHQTSSSSRDLSPWDDETPEYLKRRQQMPHPPVQPQTDRHGYYMRHARRMNSCDEDYDYDAELMARREREQLQQRKFKHGLSRSRDNFDLDSPSWYHHPTHHTWSPQEIEQGVRSSGRSFERSAYERSSYGPPMYADKRGGQQQQQQLRSKYRGERERDRDREREREREYRDYARPSYDFDYENVYEEQRGGRSPMAYKSSGRGGGGGDYLYERERERDRDRDRKSFDRESLESFESATRRRRSFGSGNDVYGSLDSRDEYRGGVDRERDRGERDREQMKTRSLRKPTTTSGKLRISGDIDYEQDSEQDFQQRERASVRSLQRPSQLGADVVLPIGGGGGGGVGGSQRLRKSSGSSPWDGEEPALPGQKSWKRPASAAETERRLAESRRAVALGQTPSDGEKERRFRKKTRARSAKDLASVGGPGPGSGSSSIVNPPPPRYVGGSGRGIRDNYDYMSSHQQQLQKQMQQRKDVDVDDDDVADDDDDDDEDYADDEPPTDEDKFERLNRRRHEMHQRMLESERRQMERHPTLSKLQSTQNRSRGGGGAVAPPGVNSDYGFVDSYEQTPTPTPRSNASSTPAGLMSSGMLGSGGESSAGVGGGGGKFNFDDGFESDFNQSSPPPAPAGTASSCNSTPAGPISGGSVASGGSKSLFRFSNDFSEKGGEKREHFEMDPPATSTPPITQKLRFDDNVKISQFDDAAFEDDFAKASFDFEKEQTSAGGGGATTAAGGSVALTRKQNMRTTKLQQRQELIKKSESVNIFAKKQEDPFEDDEFFKSPDQDQQKDNDGEAAATANNKFQWNENENFAKFDENM
- the LOC117184467 gene encoding uncharacterized protein, which gives rise to MGPGLGLGLGVEQEQEREQEREREPERDSIDGHNYAEIDVVNDSDFCYLTNLNNYYQEQRLNALRRGMPSLPEMKTTATSTSPWHEHEPKEDPPKSKPTPLQVLRNPKKWRVTRAVDDIVKVMIIASSEHVLDYDVLW
- the Dab gene encoding protein disabled isoform X2; the protein is MVKSLVSKLSTASSNLSLASTFGVGSSHSSSAAEETNYAKHRNDPGRFFGDGVQFKAKLIGILEVGEARGDRMCQEALQDLKMAIRAAGEHKQRITIHVTIDGLRLRDEKTGDSLYHHPVHKISFIAQDMTDSRAFGYIFGSPDSGHRFFGIKTDKAASQVVLAMRDLFQVVFELKKKEIEMARQQIQGKSLHEHASQLASLSALRAGAAGHADLASGGHSLTLSSLCGQDAYSNGTARLGVNLDVAKTSGAAAKEISPESVADLVDLEQELTSLQRGITQMERITPSEPGMHHPSSGGGGVGGGGHPGSLAKSASEDDPFGDSFICVPSYSILPPPPESGRNRHKPQKTPESAAALDAILSPPPAGVRSSPAPGVASQASGVDNDDDSWLHELDQQNDVFDTTNVVAAVLSMAPLAASESTATPTQQLTEMSATAAASLADLDMGGLAGLTGTATATAEEPAIMSLDAFTDLDPLGTGRTRPYVDKKYFFQELKNPPKKLLKELSGAGAVGLGLDTGSLFSTEEETGPGAGAGGASSTTAIATMTTTTAATNITAEPLPSSINATTTLEDRQETANPVLLPRDTDPFSPTRKKSDPDPFQEGDLFAKLDAFEFDAPAPVAVAVAAALPVAPDGARSNAFNGPLQVQLPPEKGEQQMSTVRNRPTVSASSLPNPLGGGGGGGPLDVISSISNKKMPHLFGQARGFSKRGDSSSSEIGSSVNMRRLQESDSLSETEAAPEPPPRPDSAPCSGPPPLPPKKQFSDLVIRPSPAPPTAGRYEYLNSSSSSTRRTLAHSLPDAPPIPLPSRRVGRTDACFPGPGRPRKPHQTDDDYMMPLGPPPPLLPPPNQASSAAASSTARARPQRQQSLGRPQDIYENKAEILAQAVAHEGPAGPALAPDITLTQLLTLGMDDLAVKLNVPATKLSTMTLVQLTSYLSEYLSSSEKTSQSLAAPAAPAPVAPPPATVAASATAPSSAAVFKVSFDQQTSFVASFDDTFGEDEATARVASPPKEAPIFEANFANFNEAPIPAAAAAVGVPSADRYAVFREIIDQELQQQQQETDLMGDLTPPPVDEQEAAPEASSLGLGLEEHTEIPLIDSIGTRTAPPSAPPPPLPKIDTKITEVVAQAKDRYAALRDIILVENLFDKPQPPAQAQAPKAPPEKDLLQDFPEFSDEFNEDQDLRQIMDLPLAEQQHPQDRHGLVDSRGFPAEPSSSALTVDDDDEDEDADAGGESSMDSNEKDGEEPVSGQDQYEKLSTSTQQLDAVVPASLLEEESSSVPLPLRCPKQDHKFLSVLTAPPGGGSGSGSAKDDIEIDELMHRAISNLSLDSRERLSPATSSAAPSRGAQSLGVHTPSQQQFNDVSTSPIPLQKSQSPAALQPSPVPSHLSAVSQLIDTATKQMMSERERERDRDREREKQSWATFDSPKATGKGKARLTLPPPPPPASNTSQQDTAESPCSSDPRDDGWSKQQRRWAKKERHQTSSSSRDLSPWDDETPEYLKRRQQMPHPPVQPQTDRHGYYMRHARRMNSCDEDYDYDAELMARREREQLQQRKFKHGLSRSRDNFDLDSPSWYHHPTHHTWSPQEIEQGVRSSGRSFERSAYERSSYGPPMYADKRGGQQQQQQLRSKYRGERERDRDREREREREYRDYARPSYDFDYENVYEEQRGGRSPMAYKSSGRGGGGGDYLYERERERDRDRDRKSFDRESLESFESATRRRRSFGSGNDVYGSLDSRDEYRGGVDRERDRGERDREQMKTRSLRKPTTTSGKLRISGDIDYEQDSEQDFQQRERASVRSLQRPSQLGADVVLPIGGGGGGGVGGSQRLRKSSGSSPWDGEEPALPGQKSWKRPASAAETERRLAESRRAVALGQTPSDGEKERRFRKKTRARSAKDLASVGGPGPGSGSSSIVNPPPPRYVGGSGRGIRDNYDYMSSHQQQLQKQMQQRKDVDVDDDDVADDDDDDDEDYADDEPPTDEDKFERLNRRRHEMHQRMLESERRQMERHPTLSKLQSTQNRSRGGGGAVAPPGVNSDYGFVDSYEQTPTPTPRSNASSTPAGLMSSGMLGSGGESSAGVGGGGGKFNFDDGFESDFNQSSPPPAPAGTASSCNSTPAGPISGGSVASGGSKSLFRFSNDFSEKGGEKREHFEMDPPATSTPPITQKLRFDDNVKISQFDDAAFEDDFAKASFDFEKEQTSAGGGGATTAAGGSVALTRKQNMRTTKLQQRQELIKKSESVNIFAKKQEDPFEDDEFFKSPDQDQQKDNDGEAAATANNKFQWNENENFAKFDENM